From the Acetonema longum DSM 6540 genome, one window contains:
- a CDS encoding acyl-CoA dehydrogenase, whose protein sequence is MVFELTEEQVMMQKMVREFAEKEVAPSVVERDENDEFSRKLYDAMGDLGFTGICFPEEYGGAGSDVLSYILAIEELSKVDDGLGITLSATVSLCAWPIYKYGTEEQKKKYLRPMLEGKHMGAFGLTEPNAGTDAASQQTVAVLQGDHYVINGSKIFITNAGEAETYVVFAMTDKSKGVKGISAFIMEKGMPGFTFGKKEHKLGIHTSLTMELVFQDVKVPVANMLGKEGDGFKIAMTTLDGGRIGVAAQALGIAQAALDHAIKYSKERVQFGKPIATQQAIAFMLADMATKVEASRLLVYRAAYLKEKGLSYSKEAAMAKMYASDAAMAVTTDAVQIFGGYGYSREYPVERLMRNAKITQIYEGTNQVQRIVVSGAILR, encoded by the coding sequence ATGGTATTTGAACTGACGGAAGAACAGGTAATGATGCAAAAAATGGTGCGGGAATTTGCGGAAAAAGAAGTAGCCCCCAGTGTGGTGGAACGGGATGAGAACGATGAGTTTTCCCGTAAACTGTATGACGCTATGGGCGACCTCGGATTTACCGGCATTTGCTTTCCTGAAGAGTACGGCGGCGCCGGGTCCGATGTCTTAAGTTACATTCTGGCGATCGAAGAGTTGTCGAAAGTAGACGATGGTCTGGGAATTACCCTGTCGGCGACAGTATCCCTGTGCGCCTGGCCAATTTACAAGTATGGCACGGAAGAACAAAAGAAGAAGTATTTAAGACCGATGCTGGAAGGAAAACACATGGGCGCCTTCGGCCTGACCGAACCCAATGCCGGTACCGATGCGGCATCGCAGCAGACAGTCGCCGTACTGCAGGGGGATCATTATGTCATCAACGGCAGCAAGATCTTCATTACTAATGCCGGTGAAGCCGAAACCTATGTGGTATTCGCTATGACCGACAAAAGCAAAGGGGTCAAAGGTATTTCGGCCTTTATCATGGAAAAAGGAATGCCGGGATTCACCTTTGGCAAAAAAGAACATAAGCTGGGGATTCACACCTCCCTGACCATGGAACTGGTCTTCCAGGATGTAAAAGTGCCGGTAGCTAATATGCTGGGCAAAGAAGGGGACGGTTTCAAGATCGCCATGACCACTCTGGACGGCGGTCGGATTGGCGTCGCCGCGCAAGCCCTTGGCATTGCCCAGGCTGCGCTGGATCATGCTATTAAGTATTCCAAAGAACGGGTGCAGTTTGGCAAGCCTATTGCCACCCAGCAGGCGATTGCCTTTATGCTGGCAGACATGGCTACCAAAGTGGAAGCATCCCGTTTGCTGGTCTACCGGGCGGCGTATCTGAAGGAAAAAGGCCTGTCCTATTCCAAGGAAGCAGCCATGGCTAAAATGTATGCGTCCGATGCTGCTATGGCTGTTACGACCGATGCGGTACAGATTTTTGGCGGATATGGCTACAGCCGTGAGTATCCGGTTGAACGCCTGATGCGCAATGCCAAAATCACGCAAATTTATGAAGGTACCAACCAAGTTCAGCGCATTGTTGTTTCCGGGGCGATTTTACGCTAA